In Perognathus longimembris pacificus isolate PPM17 chromosome 3, ASM2315922v1, whole genome shotgun sequence, a single window of DNA contains:
- the Dnmt1 gene encoding DNA (cytosine-5)-methyltransferase 1 isoform X4 translates to MPARTAPARVPALATPAISLPEDVRRRLKDLERDSLTEKECVKEKLNLLHEFLQTEIKNQLCDLETKLHKEELSEEGYLAKVKSLLNKDLSLENGAHTFSRQTNGYLENRNREGLRVGMAEPNTPPTPTSKLRTPRRSKADLENKPETPSSSMVTRRTTRQTTIMSHFTKGPTKRKPLEESESLRSEESEEEQHDQEEKRRRVTAMESGAEIPVAEAESASPGALGDPVEESLTSPDQQLTPKLEEPDRDASPGAAAQIDEDEKCIKDEKRPRSLLRDITPRRKMRPEKRSTPTTPASRATCDRDEKRSKTKEICEKDIGSKAMLSHKPQEPRCSECGQYLDDADLKYEQHPHDAVEEPQMLTSEKLSIFDDTTETGFESYEALPQHKLTCFSVYCKRGHLCPIDNGLIEKNVELFFSGSAKAIYEDNPSPEGGVNGKHLGPINEWWITGFDGGENVLMGFSTAFAEYILMEPSPEYAPIFGQMREKVYISKIVVEFLLGNPDAMYEDLINKIETTVPPPNLNLNHFTEDSLLRHAQFVVGQLESYDRAKDTDEEPIYLSPCMRALIKLCGVTLGQRRAVSSRSSRTPVKDKDKGPTKATTTKLVYQIFDTFFAEQIEKDEKADREDKENNSKRRRCGVCEVCQQPECGKCRACKDMVKFGGSGRSKQACVQRRCPNLAMKEAEEDEEVDDNIPEMPSPKKMHQAKKKKQNKARISWVGPAIKVEGKKTFYQKVCIDEETLEVGDCVSVIPDDSSKPLYLARVAALWEDGSGKMFHAHWFCAGSDTVLGATSDPWELFLVDECEDMQLSYVHSKVTVLYKAPSPNWAMEGGLEPEDMLLGEASDGKTYFYQLWYDQDYARFESPPKMQPTEDNKHKFCVSCARMAEMRQKEIPRVLEQVDEVDNRIFYSSATKNSVVYRVGDGVYLPPEAFTFNIKLSSPVKRPKKEPVDELLYPEHYRKYSDYIKGSNLDAPEPYRIGRIKEIFCAKKSNGKPNEADIKIRVNKFYRPENTHKSTPASYHADINLLYWSDEEAVVDFQAAQGRCSVEYGEDLPECVQDYSARGPDRFYFLEAYNAKSKSFEDPPNHARSPGNKGKGKGKGRSKAKSPAPEPSEQEAMAKLPKLRTLDVFSGCGGLSEGFHQAGISETLWAIEMWEPAAQAFRLNNPASTVFTEDCNVLLKLVMAGEVANSLGQRLPQKGDVEMLCGGPPCQGFSGMNRFNSRTYSKFKNSLVVSFLSYCDYYRPRFFLLENVRNFVSFKRSMVLKLTLRCLVRMGYQCTFGVLQAGQYGVAQTRRRAIILAAAPGEQLPLFPEPLHVFAPRACQLSVVVDDKKFVSNITRLSSGPFRTITVRDTMSDLPEIQNGASASEISYNGEPQSWFQRQLRGSHYQPILRDHICKDMSPLVAARMRHIPLAPGSDWRDLPNIEVRLSDNTVTNKLYYNYHDRKHGRSRSGALRGVCSCVKAGTACDPLARQFNTLIPWCLPHTGNRHNHWAGLYGRLEWDGFFSTTVTNPEPMGKQGRVLHPEQHRVVSVRECARSQGFPDTYRLFGNILDRHRQVGNAVPPPLAKAIGLEIKQCMLAKAQESASVEVKEDEKATKG, encoded by the exons cagaaaCTCCATCCAGCTCCATGGTTACAAGGAGGACTACCAGGCAGACGACCATCATGTCTCATTTCACAAAAGG CCCCACTAAGCGGAAACCCTTGGAGGAATCTGaaagtctgagatcagaggagtCAGAAGAAGAGCAACACGATCAG GAGGAGAAGAGGCGTAGAGTTACAGCCATGGAATC TGGCGCGGAGATTCCTGTAGCAGAAGCGGAGAGTGCTTCGCCAGGAGCCCTCGGGGACCCG GTGGAGGAGAGCCTCACAAGTCCTGACCAACAACT AACGCCTAAATTGGAGGAGCCAGACAGAGATGCGAGCCCAGGAGCAGCTGCACAAATAGACGAAGATGAGAAGTGTATAAAG GATGAAAAGAGGCCTAGGAGTCTACTCAGGGACAT AACTCCCAGACGGAAAATGAGACCCGAAAAGCGATCCACTCCAACCACTCCTGCCTCAAGAGCCACATGTGACAGG GAtgagaaaagaagcaaaaccaaagaaat ATGTGAGAAAGACATCGGGAGCAAAGCAATGCTGAGCCACAAG CCACAGGAGCCCAGGTGTTCTGAGTGTGGGCAGTACCTGGACGATGCAGACCTCAAGTATGAGCAGCACCCCCATGATGCT GTGGAGGAGCCGCAGATGTTGACCAGTGAGAAGCTCTCCATCTTTGATGATACCACTGAAACTGGCTTCGAGAGCTATGAGGCTTTACCCCAGCACAAGCTGACTTGTTTCAG TGTGTATTGCAAGCGTGGCCACCTGTGCCCCATCGACAATGGCCTGATCGAGAAGAACGTGGaactctttttttctggttcagcCAAGGCAATCTATGAGGACAACCCATCTCCTGAAG GCGGTGTGAATGGCAAACATCTGGGCCCCATCAACGAGTGGTGGATCACGGGTTTCGATGGCGGGGAGAATGTGCTCATGGGCTTCAGTACCG CGTTTGCTGAATACATCCTCATggagcccagccctgagtacGCCCCGATATTTGGGCAGATGAGGGAAAAAGTGTACATCAGCAAGATCGTGGTGGAATTCCTCCTGGGAAACCCGGACGCCATGTATGAAGACCTCATCAATAAGATTGAG ACCACAGTGCCGCCGCCTAACCTGAACCTGAACCACTTCACGGAGGACTCACTCCTCCGCCACGCACAGTTCGTGGTGGGACAGCTGGAGAGCTACGATCGGGCCAAGGACACGGATGAGGAGCCCATCTACCTGAGCCCCTGCATGCGGGCGCTCATCAAACTGTGTGGCGTGACGCTGGGACAGAG GCGAGCTGTGAGCAGCCGTTCCTCAAGAACCCCTGTCAAGGACAAGGACAAGGGCCCCACAAAGGCCACCACCACCAAGCTGGTCTACCAGATCTTCGACACCTTCTTTGCGGAACAGATCGAAAAGGACGAGAAGGCTGACAGGGAGGACAAGGAGAATAATTCCAAACGCCGCCGCTGTGGTGTCTGTGAG GTTTGCCAGCAACCTGAGTGTGGCAAGTGCAGGGCGTGCAAGGACATGGTGAAGTTTGGCGGGAGTGGGCGGAGCAAGCAGGCGTGTGTGCAGCGCAG GTGTCCCAACCTGGCCATGAAGGAGGCCGAAGAAGATGAGGAGGTGGATGACAACATCCCGGAAATGCCATCTCCCAAGAAGATGCaccaggcaaagaaaaagaagcagaacaAGGCGCGGATCTCCTGGGTTGGGCCGGCCATCAAG GTTGAAGGGAAGAAGACTTTCTACCAAAAGGTGTGCATCGACGAGGAGACCCTGGAGGTGGGCGACTGTGTCTCCGTCATCCCTGATGATTCCTCCAAGCCTCTCTACCTCGCGAG GGTCGCAGCGCTGTGGGAAGATGGCAGTGGGAAGATGTTCCACGCGCACTGGTTCTGTGCTGGCTCGGACACAGTGCTGGGCGCCACGTCAGACCCGTGGGAGCTGTTCCTGGTGGACGAGTGCGAGGACATGCAGCTGTCCTACGTCCACAGCAAGGTCACCGTCCTCTACAAGGCGCCCTCGCCCAACTGGGCCatggag GGAGGCCTGGAGCCCGAGGACATGTTGCTGGGTGAAGCCAGCGATGGCAAGACCTACTTCTACCAGCTGTGGTACGATCAGGACTACGCCAGGTTCGAGTCCCCACCCAAGATGCAGCCCACCGAGGACAACAAGCACAA GTTCTGCGTGAGCTGTGCCCGGATGGCGGAGATGCGACAGAAGGAGATTCCCCGGGTTCTGGAGCAGGTGGACGAAGTGGACAACCGAATCTTCTACAGCTCAGCCACCAAGAATAGTGTTGTGTACCGCGTGGGTGACGGTGTGTACCTGCCCCCAGAGGCCTTCACGTTCAA CATCAAGCTGTCCAGCCCCGTGAAGCGGCCAAAGAAGGAGCCGGTGGATGAGCTCCTGTACCCTGAGCACTACCGGAAGTACTCGGACTACATTAAAGGCAGCAACCTGGATGCGCCCGAGCCCTACCGCATTGGCCGTATTAAGGAGATCTTCTGCGCCAAGAAGAGCAATGGCAAACCCAATGAGGCGGACATCAAGATCCGCGTGAACAAGTTCTACAG GCCGGAGAACACACACAAATCCACGCCGGCCAGCTACCATGCAGACATCAACCTGTTGTACTGGAGCGACGAGGAGGCGGTGGTGGACTTCCAGGCAGCGCAGGGCCGCTGCTCCGTGGAGTACGGGGAGGACCTGCCCGAGTGTGTGCAGGACTACTCGGCCCGCGGGCCAGACCGCTTCTACTTCCTTGAG GCCTACAATGCCAAGAGCAAAAGCTTCGAAGACCCCCCAAACCATGCCCGCAGCCCTGGGAATAAagggaaaggcaaaggcaaag GGAGAAGCAAAGCCAAGTCACCAGCCCCGGAGCCCAGTGAGCAGGAGGCCATGGCCAAGCTGCCCAAACTGCGCACGCTTGATGTGTTTTCGGGCTGCGGAGGCTTATCCGAGGGATTCCACCAGGCCG GCATCTCGGAGACGCTGTGGGCCATCGAGATGTGGGAGCCCGCGGCGCAGGCATTCCGCCTCAACAACCCCGCATCCACCGTGTTCACTGAGGACTGCAACGTGCTGCTCAAGCTGGTCATGGCCGGCGAGGTGGCCAACTCTCTGGGCCAGCGGCTGCCCCAGAAGGGCGACGTGGAGATGCTGTGCGGCGGGCCGCCCTGCCAGGGCTTCAGCGGCATGAACCGCTTCAACTCCCGCACCTACTCTAAGTTCAAGAACTCCCTGGTAGTCTCCTTCCTCAG CTACTGTGACTACTACCGTCCCCGCTTCTTCCTCCTGGAGAACGTGCGCAACTTCGTGTCCTTCAAACGGTCCATGGTGCTGAAGCTCACACTGCGCTGCCTGGTCCGCATGGGCTACCAGTGCACTTTCGGGGTGCTGCAG GCTGGGCAGTATGGTGTGGCCCAGACACGCAGGCGTGCCATCATCCTGGCCGCCGCCCCGGGGGAGCAGCTGCCCCTGTTCCCTGAGCCCCTGCATGTGTTCGCGCCTCGGGCCTGCCAGCTGAGCGTCGTGGTGGACGACAAGAAGTTTGTCAGCAACATCACACG GTTGAGCTCAGGCCCCTTCCGGACCATCACCGTGCGGGACACCATGTCCGACCTCCCCGAGATCCAGAATGGCGCCTCGGCCTCCGAGATCTCCTACAACGGGGAGCCGCAGTCATGGTTCCAGCGGCAGCTCCGGGGCTCCCACTACCAGCCCATCCTCAGAGACCACATCTGCAAG GACATGAGCCCGCTGGTGGCCGCACGCATGCGCCACATCCCGCTGGCACCCGGCTCCGACTGGCGGGACCTGCCCAACATCGAGGTGCGGCTGTCGGACAACACGGTGACCAATAAGCTGTACTACAACTACCACGACCGCAAGCACGGCCGCAGCCGCTCGGGCGCCCTGCGGGGCGTGTGCTCCTGCGTGAAGG CCGGCACCGCCTGCGACCCCCTGGCCCGGCAGTTCAACACACTCATCCCTTGGTGCCTGCCGCACACCGGGAACCGCCACAACCACTGGGCCGGCCTGTACGGGCGCCTGGAGTGGGATGGCTTCTTCAGCACCACCGTCACCAACCCCGAGCCCATGGGCAAGCAG GGCCGCGTGCTGCACCCGGAGCAGCACCGCGTGGTGAGCGTGCGGGAGTGCGCCCGCTCCCAGGGCTTCCCCGACACCTACCGGCTGTTCGGCAACATCCTGGACCGGCACCGGCAG GTGGGTAACGCCGTGCCGCCGCCCCTGGCCAAAGCCATCGGCCTGGAGATCAAGCAGTGCATGCTGGCCAAGGCCCAGGAGAGCGCATCAG TGGAAGTGAAAGAGGATGAGAAGGCCACCAAGGGCTAG
- the Dnmt1 gene encoding DNA (cytosine-5)-methyltransferase 1 isoform X7: MPARTAPARVPALATPAISLPEDVRRRLKDLERDSLTEKEGYLAKVKSLLNKDLSLENGAHTFSRQTNGYLENRNREGLRVGMAEPNTPPTPTSKLRTPRRSKADLENKPETPSSSMVTRRTTRQTTIMSHFTKGPTKRKPLEESESLRSEESEEEQHDQEEKRRRVTAMESGAEIPVAEAESASPGALGDPVSIKVEESLTSPDQQLTPKLEEPDRDASPGAAAQIDEDEKCIKDEKRPRSLLRDITPRRKMRPEKRSTPTTPASRATCDRDEKRSKTKEICEKDIGSKAMLSHKPQEPRCSECGQYLDDADLKYEQHPHDAVEEPQMLTSEKLSIFDDTTETGFESYEALPQHKLTCFSVYCKRGHLCPIDNGLIEKNVELFFSGSAKAIYEDNPSPEGGVNGKHLGPINEWWITGFDGGENVLMGFSTAFAEYILMEPSPEYAPIFGQMREKVYISKIVVEFLLGNPDAMYEDLINKIETTVPPPNLNLNHFTEDSLLRHAQFVVGQLESYDRAKDTDEEPIYLSPCMRALIKLCGVTLGQRRAVSSRSSRTPVKDKDKGPTKATTTKLVYQIFDTFFAEQIEKDEKADREDKENNSKRRRCGVCEVCQQPECGKCRACKDMVKFGGSGRSKQACVQRRCPNLAMKEAEEDEEVDDNIPEMPSPKKMHQAKKKKQNKARISWVGPAIKVEGKKTFYQKVCIDEETLEVGDCVSVIPDDSSKPLYLARVAALWEDGSGKMFHAHWFCAGSDTVLGATSDPWELFLVDECEDMQLSYVHSKVTVLYKAPSPNWAMEGGLEPEDMLLGEASDGKTYFYQLWYDQDYARFESPPKMQPTEDNKHKFCVSCARMAEMRQKEIPRVLEQVDEVDNRIFYSSATKNSVVYRVGDGVYLPPEAFTFNIKLSSPVKRPKKEPVDELLYPEHYRKYSDYIKGSNLDAPEPYRIGRIKEIFCAKKSNGKPNEADIKIRVNKFYRPENTHKSTPASYHADINLLYWSDEEAVVDFQAAQGRCSVEYGEDLPECVQDYSARGPDRFYFLEAYNAKSKSFEDPPNHARSPGNKGKGKGKGRSKAKSPAPEPSEQEAMAKLPKLRTLDVFSGCGGLSEGFHQAGISETLWAIEMWEPAAQAFRLNNPASTVFTEDCNVLLKLVMAGEVANSLGQRLPQKGDVEMLCGGPPCQGFSGMNRFNSRTYSKFKNSLVVSFLSYCDYYRPRFFLLENVRNFVSFKRSMVLKLTLRCLVRMGYQCTFGVLQAGQYGVAQTRRRAIILAAAPGEQLPLFPEPLHVFAPRACQLSVVVDDKKFVSNITRLSSGPFRTITVRDTMSDLPEIQNGASASEISYNGEPQSWFQRQLRGSHYQPILRDHICKDMSPLVAARMRHIPLAPGSDWRDLPNIEVRLSDNTVTNKLYYNYHDRKHGRSRSGALRGVCSCVKAGTACDPLARQFNTLIPWCLPHTGNRHNHWAGLYGRLEWDGFFSTTVTNPEPMGKQGRVLHPEQHRVVSVRECARSQGFPDTYRLFGNILDRHRQVGNAVPPPLAKAIGLEIKQCMLAKAQESASVEVKEDEKATKG, from the exons cagaaaCTCCATCCAGCTCCATGGTTACAAGGAGGACTACCAGGCAGACGACCATCATGTCTCATTTCACAAAAGG CCCCACTAAGCGGAAACCCTTGGAGGAATCTGaaagtctgagatcagaggagtCAGAAGAAGAGCAACACGATCAG GAGGAGAAGAGGCGTAGAGTTACAGCCATGGAATC TGGCGCGGAGATTCCTGTAGCAGAAGCGGAGAGTGCTTCGCCAGGAGCCCTCGGGGACCCGGTCAGCATCAAA GTGGAGGAGAGCCTCACAAGTCCTGACCAACAACT AACGCCTAAATTGGAGGAGCCAGACAGAGATGCGAGCCCAGGAGCAGCTGCACAAATAGACGAAGATGAGAAGTGTATAAAG GATGAAAAGAGGCCTAGGAGTCTACTCAGGGACAT AACTCCCAGACGGAAAATGAGACCCGAAAAGCGATCCACTCCAACCACTCCTGCCTCAAGAGCCACATGTGACAGG GAtgagaaaagaagcaaaaccaaagaaat ATGTGAGAAAGACATCGGGAGCAAAGCAATGCTGAGCCACAAG CCACAGGAGCCCAGGTGTTCTGAGTGTGGGCAGTACCTGGACGATGCAGACCTCAAGTATGAGCAGCACCCCCATGATGCT GTGGAGGAGCCGCAGATGTTGACCAGTGAGAAGCTCTCCATCTTTGATGATACCACTGAAACTGGCTTCGAGAGCTATGAGGCTTTACCCCAGCACAAGCTGACTTGTTTCAG TGTGTATTGCAAGCGTGGCCACCTGTGCCCCATCGACAATGGCCTGATCGAGAAGAACGTGGaactctttttttctggttcagcCAAGGCAATCTATGAGGACAACCCATCTCCTGAAG GCGGTGTGAATGGCAAACATCTGGGCCCCATCAACGAGTGGTGGATCACGGGTTTCGATGGCGGGGAGAATGTGCTCATGGGCTTCAGTACCG CGTTTGCTGAATACATCCTCATggagcccagccctgagtacGCCCCGATATTTGGGCAGATGAGGGAAAAAGTGTACATCAGCAAGATCGTGGTGGAATTCCTCCTGGGAAACCCGGACGCCATGTATGAAGACCTCATCAATAAGATTGAG ACCACAGTGCCGCCGCCTAACCTGAACCTGAACCACTTCACGGAGGACTCACTCCTCCGCCACGCACAGTTCGTGGTGGGACAGCTGGAGAGCTACGATCGGGCCAAGGACACGGATGAGGAGCCCATCTACCTGAGCCCCTGCATGCGGGCGCTCATCAAACTGTGTGGCGTGACGCTGGGACAGAG GCGAGCTGTGAGCAGCCGTTCCTCAAGAACCCCTGTCAAGGACAAGGACAAGGGCCCCACAAAGGCCACCACCACCAAGCTGGTCTACCAGATCTTCGACACCTTCTTTGCGGAACAGATCGAAAAGGACGAGAAGGCTGACAGGGAGGACAAGGAGAATAATTCCAAACGCCGCCGCTGTGGTGTCTGTGAG GTTTGCCAGCAACCTGAGTGTGGCAAGTGCAGGGCGTGCAAGGACATGGTGAAGTTTGGCGGGAGTGGGCGGAGCAAGCAGGCGTGTGTGCAGCGCAG GTGTCCCAACCTGGCCATGAAGGAGGCCGAAGAAGATGAGGAGGTGGATGACAACATCCCGGAAATGCCATCTCCCAAGAAGATGCaccaggcaaagaaaaagaagcagaacaAGGCGCGGATCTCCTGGGTTGGGCCGGCCATCAAG GTTGAAGGGAAGAAGACTTTCTACCAAAAGGTGTGCATCGACGAGGAGACCCTGGAGGTGGGCGACTGTGTCTCCGTCATCCCTGATGATTCCTCCAAGCCTCTCTACCTCGCGAG GGTCGCAGCGCTGTGGGAAGATGGCAGTGGGAAGATGTTCCACGCGCACTGGTTCTGTGCTGGCTCGGACACAGTGCTGGGCGCCACGTCAGACCCGTGGGAGCTGTTCCTGGTGGACGAGTGCGAGGACATGCAGCTGTCCTACGTCCACAGCAAGGTCACCGTCCTCTACAAGGCGCCCTCGCCCAACTGGGCCatggag GGAGGCCTGGAGCCCGAGGACATGTTGCTGGGTGAAGCCAGCGATGGCAAGACCTACTTCTACCAGCTGTGGTACGATCAGGACTACGCCAGGTTCGAGTCCCCACCCAAGATGCAGCCCACCGAGGACAACAAGCACAA GTTCTGCGTGAGCTGTGCCCGGATGGCGGAGATGCGACAGAAGGAGATTCCCCGGGTTCTGGAGCAGGTGGACGAAGTGGACAACCGAATCTTCTACAGCTCAGCCACCAAGAATAGTGTTGTGTACCGCGTGGGTGACGGTGTGTACCTGCCCCCAGAGGCCTTCACGTTCAA CATCAAGCTGTCCAGCCCCGTGAAGCGGCCAAAGAAGGAGCCGGTGGATGAGCTCCTGTACCCTGAGCACTACCGGAAGTACTCGGACTACATTAAAGGCAGCAACCTGGATGCGCCCGAGCCCTACCGCATTGGCCGTATTAAGGAGATCTTCTGCGCCAAGAAGAGCAATGGCAAACCCAATGAGGCGGACATCAAGATCCGCGTGAACAAGTTCTACAG GCCGGAGAACACACACAAATCCACGCCGGCCAGCTACCATGCAGACATCAACCTGTTGTACTGGAGCGACGAGGAGGCGGTGGTGGACTTCCAGGCAGCGCAGGGCCGCTGCTCCGTGGAGTACGGGGAGGACCTGCCCGAGTGTGTGCAGGACTACTCGGCCCGCGGGCCAGACCGCTTCTACTTCCTTGAG GCCTACAATGCCAAGAGCAAAAGCTTCGAAGACCCCCCAAACCATGCCCGCAGCCCTGGGAATAAagggaaaggcaaaggcaaag GGAGAAGCAAAGCCAAGTCACCAGCCCCGGAGCCCAGTGAGCAGGAGGCCATGGCCAAGCTGCCCAAACTGCGCACGCTTGATGTGTTTTCGGGCTGCGGAGGCTTATCCGAGGGATTCCACCAGGCCG GCATCTCGGAGACGCTGTGGGCCATCGAGATGTGGGAGCCCGCGGCGCAGGCATTCCGCCTCAACAACCCCGCATCCACCGTGTTCACTGAGGACTGCAACGTGCTGCTCAAGCTGGTCATGGCCGGCGAGGTGGCCAACTCTCTGGGCCAGCGGCTGCCCCAGAAGGGCGACGTGGAGATGCTGTGCGGCGGGCCGCCCTGCCAGGGCTTCAGCGGCATGAACCGCTTCAACTCCCGCACCTACTCTAAGTTCAAGAACTCCCTGGTAGTCTCCTTCCTCAG CTACTGTGACTACTACCGTCCCCGCTTCTTCCTCCTGGAGAACGTGCGCAACTTCGTGTCCTTCAAACGGTCCATGGTGCTGAAGCTCACACTGCGCTGCCTGGTCCGCATGGGCTACCAGTGCACTTTCGGGGTGCTGCAG GCTGGGCAGTATGGTGTGGCCCAGACACGCAGGCGTGCCATCATCCTGGCCGCCGCCCCGGGGGAGCAGCTGCCCCTGTTCCCTGAGCCCCTGCATGTGTTCGCGCCTCGGGCCTGCCAGCTGAGCGTCGTGGTGGACGACAAGAAGTTTGTCAGCAACATCACACG GTTGAGCTCAGGCCCCTTCCGGACCATCACCGTGCGGGACACCATGTCCGACCTCCCCGAGATCCAGAATGGCGCCTCGGCCTCCGAGATCTCCTACAACGGGGAGCCGCAGTCATGGTTCCAGCGGCAGCTCCGGGGCTCCCACTACCAGCCCATCCTCAGAGACCACATCTGCAAG GACATGAGCCCGCTGGTGGCCGCACGCATGCGCCACATCCCGCTGGCACCCGGCTCCGACTGGCGGGACCTGCCCAACATCGAGGTGCGGCTGTCGGACAACACGGTGACCAATAAGCTGTACTACAACTACCACGACCGCAAGCACGGCCGCAGCCGCTCGGGCGCCCTGCGGGGCGTGTGCTCCTGCGTGAAGG CCGGCACCGCCTGCGACCCCCTGGCCCGGCAGTTCAACACACTCATCCCTTGGTGCCTGCCGCACACCGGGAACCGCCACAACCACTGGGCCGGCCTGTACGGGCGCCTGGAGTGGGATGGCTTCTTCAGCACCACCGTCACCAACCCCGAGCCCATGGGCAAGCAG GGCCGCGTGCTGCACCCGGAGCAGCACCGCGTGGTGAGCGTGCGGGAGTGCGCCCGCTCCCAGGGCTTCCCCGACACCTACCGGCTGTTCGGCAACATCCTGGACCGGCACCGGCAG GTGGGTAACGCCGTGCCGCCGCCCCTGGCCAAAGCCATCGGCCTGGAGATCAAGCAGTGCATGCTGGCCAAGGCCCAGGAGAGCGCATCAG TGGAAGTGAAAGAGGATGAGAAGGCCACCAAGGGCTAG